One genomic segment of Bradyrhizobium prioriisuperbiae includes these proteins:
- a CDS encoding LemA family protein, with amino-acid sequence MSTGWIVLGVIVVLALFALTAYNRLVALSQRVGQAFADIDVQLKQRHDLIPNLVETVKGYASHERGTLEEVVKARNSAISAQGPAQVSAAENQLSGALGRLIALSEAYPDLKANANFQQLQTELSDIENKLAASRRFFNNAVQEYNTGIQQMPAALFAGMLGFTRKDFFDLGESRAQLDQAPSVKF; translated from the coding sequence ATGTCGACCGGCTGGATCGTTCTCGGCGTCATTGTCGTCCTCGCCCTTTTCGCGCTTACTGCCTACAACCGACTGGTCGCTCTCAGCCAGCGGGTGGGCCAGGCGTTCGCCGACATCGACGTGCAGCTCAAGCAGCGCCATGACCTGATCCCGAACCTGGTCGAAACCGTCAAGGGTTATGCCAGCCACGAGCGCGGCACGCTCGAAGAGGTGGTGAAGGCGCGCAACAGCGCGATTTCGGCGCAGGGGCCCGCGCAGGTGTCCGCCGCCGAAAACCAGCTCTCCGGCGCGCTCGGCCGCCTGATCGCGCTGTCGGAGGCCTATCCGGACCTCAAGGCCAACGCCAACTTCCAGCAGTTGCAGACCGAACTGTCGGATATCGAGAACAAGCTCGCCGCCAGCCGCCGCTTCTTCAACAACGCGGTCCAGGAATACAACACCGGCATCCAGCAGATGCCCGCCGCGCTGTTCGCGGGCATGCTCGGCTTCACCCGCAAGGACTTCTTCGATCTCGGCGAGAGCCGCGCGCAACTCGATCAGGCTCCCAGTGTGAAGTTCTGA
- a CDS encoding adenylate/guanylate cyclase domain-containing protein has product MSEIKALFDILRQTADGRSVEAIDRLVREGSDRALCRINVLDFAAAADVDVEHAIAAFLHASRIGLFDLSWNMLCPGCGGVLDAGATLKTFDHDKYDCSLCAAAYEPTLDEMVEVTFTINPRVRKIAAHSPDALPFIEYCRQIFWGSGMDLPEDLEQHFDDFAMEALELPAGEKALLSLQLPAEFIIVFDPVTHATQFIDVKGEPTRERQALTMVFNQVQAPTGTMELRPGPLRLTFDNRTNRRVLPSVWVANQVLHDMIGKRKPFLTAKRLLTNQTFRDIYRTDTLDVDQRLKITSLTFLFTDLKGSTELYEKVGDLVAYDLVRQHFSVLYKIVASEAGAVVKTIGDAVMATFSTPDRALAAALRMRDAMQTINEQRGNEDLLLKIGIHEGPCLAVTFNDRQDYFGQTVNMAARVQGLAKSRSIFATKPVVADSDVAKILEKAGLCPLEQRAALRGITDDALVYEIP; this is encoded by the coding sequence ATGAGCGAGATCAAGGCCCTGTTCGATATCCTGCGGCAGACCGCCGATGGCCGTTCTGTCGAGGCCATCGACCGGCTGGTTCGGGAAGGCTCCGACCGAGCCCTGTGCCGGATCAATGTGCTGGACTTTGCCGCTGCGGCCGATGTTGATGTCGAACATGCGATCGCCGCCTTTCTGCATGCCTCGCGGATCGGTCTGTTCGATCTGTCCTGGAATATGCTGTGTCCCGGCTGCGGCGGTGTGCTCGACGCCGGCGCGACGCTGAAGACCTTCGACCACGACAAGTACGACTGCTCGCTGTGCGCGGCGGCCTATGAGCCGACCCTCGACGAGATGGTCGAGGTCACCTTCACGATCAATCCGCGGGTGCGCAAGATCGCGGCACATAGTCCCGACGCGCTGCCCTTCATCGAATATTGCCGGCAGATCTTCTGGGGCTCCGGCATGGATCTGCCGGAGGACCTCGAACAGCATTTCGACGACTTCGCGATGGAGGCGCTGGAATTGCCGGCCGGCGAGAAGGCGCTGCTTTCGCTGCAGCTGCCGGCTGAATTCATCATTGTGTTTGATCCGGTGACCCACGCCACCCAGTTCATCGACGTCAAGGGCGAGCCGACGAGAGAGCGCCAGGCGCTGACCATGGTGTTCAACCAGGTGCAGGCGCCGACCGGCACCATGGAGCTGCGACCCGGTCCATTGCGTCTGACGTTCGACAATCGCACCAACCGGCGCGTGCTGCCCAGCGTCTGGGTCGCCAACCAGGTGCTGCATGACATGATCGGCAAGCGCAAGCCGTTCCTCACCGCCAAGCGCCTGCTCACCAACCAGACCTTCCGCGACATTTACCGCACCGATACGCTTGACGTCGACCAGCGTCTCAAGATCACCAGCCTCACTTTCCTGTTCACCGACCTCAAAGGCTCGACCGAGCTTTACGAGAAGGTCGGCGACCTCGTTGCCTACGACCTGGTGCGCCAGCACTTCAGCGTGCTGTACAAGATCGTGGCGTCCGAGGCTGGTGCGGTGGTCAAGACCATCGGTGATGCCGTGATGGCGACATTCTCGACGCCGGACCGCGCACTGGCCGCGGCGCTGCGGATGCGCGACGCCATGCAGACCATCAACGAGCAGCGCGGCAACGAGGATCTGCTGCTCAAGATCGGCATCCATGAAGGGCCCTGCCTCGCGGTGACCTTCAACGATCGCCAGGATTATTTCGGCCAGACCGTCAACATGGCGGCGCGAGTGCAGGGGCTGGCGAAGTCCCGCTCGATCTTCGCCACCAAGCCGGTCGTGGCCGATAGCGATGTCGCAAAGATCCTGGAGAAGGCCGGCCTGTGCCCGCTCGAGCAGCGCGCGGCGCTGCGCGGCATCACCGATGATGCGCTGGTTTACGAGATTCCGTAG
- a CDS encoding adenine phosphoribosyltransferase, translated as MSDLKSVVRTIPDYPKPGVMFRDITTLLGDARSFRRAVDELVQPWAGSKVDKVAGIEARGFILGGAVAHQLSAGFVPIRKKGKLPHTTVRIAYSLEYGLDEMEVHADAIHPGERVILIDDLIATGGTAEGAVKLMRQIGAEVVAACFIIDLPDLGGADKLRAMNVPVRTLMTFDGH; from the coding sequence ATGAGCGATTTGAAATCGGTTGTTCGCACCATCCCGGACTATCCCAAGCCCGGCGTCATGTTTCGCGATATCACGACCCTGCTCGGCGATGCACGCTCGTTTCGTCGCGCCGTCGACGAACTGGTGCAGCCCTGGGCCGGCTCCAAGGTCGACAAGGTCGCCGGCATCGAGGCGCGGGGCTTCATCCTCGGCGGCGCGGTGGCGCATCAACTCTCCGCCGGCTTCGTGCCGATCCGCAAGAAAGGCAAGCTGCCGCACACCACGGTGCGGATCGCTTATTCGCTGGAATATGGCCTCGACGAGATGGAGGTGCACGCCGACGCCATCCATCCCGGTGAACGCGTGATCCTGATCGACGACCTGATTGCGACCGGCGGCACCGCGGAGGGCGCGGTGAAGCTGATGCGCCAGATCGGCGCCGAGGTGGTGGCAGCCTGTTTCATCATCGATCTTCCCGACCTCGGCGGAGCCGACAAATTGCGCGCCATGAACGTGCCGGTGCGCACGCTGATGACGTTCGACGGGCATTGA
- a CDS encoding autotransporter outer membrane beta-barrel domain-containing protein, translating into MTGWRYGASRLVLACLSVCAGSVAVHATDFTVNAGTTDTAAKSLSGTDTLTVKSGGTLSVTGTSITSSAASNAPGIKISNSGTISSTNRGLDVTGGATPRNITLDNLVGALISTTDDAFRLNTSIGNGTVVINNSGTIVSATGQVFDFASNTSSTGTVQINNGATGILRALGSDVIRPGAGATVITNSGLIDSTASANRAINLNITGNLSLVTSFQVFNNAGGTIQSQDDTIRVTASGGKTTAGSFLIDNSGTISSTGTGQAIDWTDIAGSASNVVINRAGGLITATGNDAVRPGQNGVVENWGTIFANGIVGSGASSDGIDLQGNAGTVINHAGGTISGFRHGITSDASVSVTNEAGATITGRNGSGVGSDGTGTVINYGRITGAYAGVGDGDGDGVDVDFAATITNYGTIEGTGAGGFDKGGRANNSEGISIGGGTITNYGTISGANYAIVVNNDSNADGSRSGLAATTITNNIGGLIVGQNGFAIRLENKTGTAADNDTIVNRGTIIGNGAIPDPTAIVRLGNGSIDTNSVGTLNGVTYTGTGSARFIRGDGSAIQMGEGDDVLWNYGTIIGNTGRAVNLEGGNDTLHVMPGSRIQGLVDGGVGTDTLDYNKVGLSEAKRAALLAGQTVNIGGTLYTSFEVVTGMVRSFSSFATSGSGLGVATLFDNGSTTIAASPAMAALIDSVASAPDVGAALSQLSPAAYQGLARFGIAGAQQATSLVGQHLTDARLNGSSVNLGGASAAMAMFNDGLFSRRGSLDRPFANGVDGSAADAFGAVMPGMGGDAGSALSYAKAPIRGVPQIADTDRGLFVNSSLTFARQGARTDAPATKSTTANVVIGTDWRIADRWLVGVFGGFARTTGDLDSLGSKTGINTGTAGVYGSYQGAGWFATAMALYGWSDYDNTRVALGSANLSSFSGTHYAARGTIGTDLRFGNWLVTPEIGVQYINVRLPGFAETGPAALVVGSDESDSLRSSLGARFAYDYRFDGGTITPEVRLAWQHEFRDGVRNITASFVDASFPGSFTTTTGIGSRDLGIFGTGVSGKLGPLTTVSLNYDAIVGTQDAVAHQVTGRLRHAF; encoded by the coding sequence ATGACAGGGTGGCGATATGGGGCGAGCCGGCTGGTGCTGGCTTGCCTGAGTGTGTGCGCGGGTTCGGTCGCGGTTCATGCGACCGATTTTACGGTCAACGCTGGAACGACGGATACGGCGGCGAAATCGCTGTCCGGGACGGATACTCTGACGGTGAAATCGGGCGGCACGCTGTCGGTCACCGGCACGTCCATCACCTCCTCGGCGGCCTCCAATGCGCCCGGCATCAAGATCAGCAACTCCGGCACGATCAGTTCGACCAATCGTGGTCTGGACGTGACCGGCGGCGCCACGCCGCGCAACATCACCCTCGACAATCTGGTGGGCGCGCTGATTTCGACCACCGACGATGCATTCCGTCTCAACACGAGCATCGGCAACGGCACTGTCGTCATCAACAATTCCGGGACGATCGTCTCGGCGACGGGGCAGGTGTTCGATTTCGCCAGCAATACCTCGAGCACCGGCACCGTCCAGATCAACAACGGCGCGACCGGCATCCTGCGGGCGCTAGGAAGCGACGTGATCAGGCCCGGTGCCGGCGCGACCGTGATCACCAACAGCGGACTGATCGACTCCACGGCGTCGGCAAATCGCGCGATCAACCTGAACATCACCGGCAATCTGTCCCTGGTGACCTCGTTCCAGGTGTTCAATAACGCCGGTGGAACGATCCAGTCGCAAGACGACACCATCCGCGTGACCGCCAGCGGCGGAAAGACCACGGCCGGGTCGTTCCTGATCGACAATTCCGGCACAATTTCATCGACTGGAACCGGCCAGGCGATCGACTGGACCGATATCGCGGGATCCGCCAGCAATGTCGTGATCAACCGTGCTGGCGGCCTGATCACCGCGACGGGGAACGACGCGGTGCGGCCCGGGCAGAATGGCGTGGTCGAGAATTGGGGAACGATCTTCGCCAACGGCATCGTCGGCTCGGGCGCGAGCTCCGATGGCATCGATCTGCAGGGCAATGCTGGCACGGTGATCAACCACGCCGGCGGCACGATCTCCGGTTTCCGCCACGGCATCACCTCCGATGCCAGTGTTAGCGTTACCAACGAAGCCGGCGCCACCATCACGGGTCGCAACGGGTCGGGTGTCGGCTCGGATGGCACGGGCACCGTCATCAACTATGGCCGGATCACGGGCGCCTATGCGGGCGTCGGCGATGGTGACGGCGACGGCGTCGATGTCGATTTCGCGGCGACCATCACCAACTACGGCACCATCGAAGGCACCGGCGCCGGCGGGTTCGACAAGGGCGGCCGCGCCAACAACAGCGAAGGCATTTCGATCGGCGGCGGCACCATCACCAACTACGGCACCATCAGCGGCGCCAACTACGCCATCGTGGTCAACAACGACTCCAATGCCGATGGCTCACGCAGCGGTCTCGCCGCCACCACCATCACCAACAATATCGGTGGCCTGATTGTCGGCCAGAATGGCTTCGCCATCCGGCTCGAGAACAAGACCGGCACCGCGGCTGATAACGACACCATCGTCAACCGCGGCACCATTATCGGCAACGGTGCGATCCCCGATCCCACCGCGATTGTTCGTCTCGGCAATGGCAGCATCGACACCAACTCGGTCGGTACGCTCAACGGCGTTACCTACACCGGCACCGGCTCGGCGCGCTTCATTCGCGGCGACGGCTCGGCGATCCAGATGGGCGAAGGCGACGACGTGCTGTGGAACTACGGCACCATCATCGGCAACACCGGCCGTGCCGTGAACCTCGAAGGCGGCAACGACACCCTGCATGTGATGCCGGGTTCGCGCATCCAGGGCCTGGTGGACGGCGGCGTCGGCACCGATACCCTGGACTACAACAAGGTGGGCCTGAGCGAAGCCAAGCGCGCCGCTCTGCTGGCGGGACAGACCGTCAATATCGGCGGCACGCTCTACACCTCGTTCGAAGTCGTCACCGGCATGGTACGCTCGTTCTCATCGTTTGCGACCAGCGGTTCCGGGCTCGGCGTTGCGACGCTGTTTGACAATGGATCGACCACCATTGCCGCCAGCCCCGCGATGGCTGCGTTGATCGATTCCGTGGCCTCGGCGCCCGATGTCGGCGCGGCGCTGTCGCAGCTGTCGCCGGCTGCGTACCAGGGCCTCGCGCGCTTCGGCATTGCCGGCGCGCAGCAGGCCACCTCGCTGGTCGGTCAGCATCTCACCGACGCGCGTCTCAACGGCAGCAGCGTCAATCTCGGCGGCGCCAGTGCCGCGATGGCGATGTTCAATGACGGTCTGTTCTCGCGGCGCGGGTCGCTCGACCGGCCGTTCGCGAATGGCGTCGACGGCAGCGCAGCCGATGCGTTCGGCGCGGTGATGCCGGGCATGGGCGGCGATGCGGGCTCCGCGCTCAGCTACGCAAAAGCGCCGATCCGCGGCGTGCCGCAGATCGCCGACACCGATCGCGGCCTGTTCGTCAACAGCAGCCTGACGTTCGCTCGCCAAGGCGCGCGCACCGATGCGCCGGCGACCAAATCGACCACCGCAAACGTTGTGATCGGCACCGACTGGCGTATCGCCGATCGCTGGCTGGTTGGTGTGTTCGGTGGCTTCGCCCGCACCACCGGCGATCTCGACAGCCTGGGCAGCAAGACCGGGATCAACACCGGCACTGCCGGTGTCTATGGCAGCTACCAGGGGGCCGGCTGGTTCGCCACCGCCATGGCGCTCTATGGCTGGAGCGATTACGACAACACCCGCGTGGCGCTGGGCAGCGCCAACCTGTCGTCGTTCAGCGGCACGCACTATGCGGCGCGCGGCACGATCGGCACGGATTTGCGTTTCGGCAACTGGCTGGTGACGCCGGAAATCGGCGTGCAGTACATCAACGTCCGGCTGCCGGGCTTTGCCGAAACCGGACCAGCGGCGCTGGTGGTCGGTTCTGATGAGTCGGACTCACTGCGCTCCAGTCTCGGTGCGCGCTTCGCCTATGACTACCGGTTCGACGGCGGCACCATCACTCCGGAGGTGCGGCTGGCCTGGCAGCATGAATTCCGCGATGGCGTACGCAATATCACCGCC
- a CDS encoding anthranilate synthase component I, which produces MNRTVFSLPPQEAYRTASGLAVTRTVAQFTGGAALDGLIELLDRRRGVVLSSGTTVPGRYESFDLGFANPPLRLEATGVDFLLHALNARGRVLIAFLADTLSEPCAAITERSATRLAGHIVRGDAPVDEDQRTRRASIMSLVRAIIAAMSHAADPLHGLFGAFAYDLVFQMEDLVQKRAREADQRDIVLYIPDQLLAYDRATGRGVTLSYEFTWKDKSTDGLDRDTPESVYAKTPRQGFADHAPGVYQATVQKAREAFARGDLFEAVPGQLFGEPCERSPAEVFQRLCKINPSPYGALMNLGDGEFLVAASPEMFVRSDGRRVETCPISGTIARGVDAIGDAEQIRQLLNSEKDEFELNMCTDVDRNDKARVCVPGTIKVLARRQIETYSKLFHTVDHVEGILRPGFDSLDAFLTHAWAVTVTGAPKLWAMQFVEDNERSSRRWYAGAIGGVSFDGGINTGITIRTIRMKDGLAEVRVGATLLFDSDPVAEEKECQTKAAALFQALRGDPPKPLSALSPDASGSGKKVLLIDHEDSFVHMLADYFRQVGAEVRVVRHNHALETIEKQAYDLLVLSPGPGRPEDFGIARTLAAAIEKKMPVFGVCLGVQAIGEYFGGQLGQLAQPAHGRPSRIQVRGGTLMKNLPNEIVIGRYHSLYVERDGMPDVLEVTATTEDGVAMAIEHKTLPIGGVQFHPESLMSLGGEVGLRIVENAFRLGTAREPH; this is translated from the coding sequence ATGAACAGAACCGTTTTCTCGCTTCCACCGCAGGAGGCCTACCGGACCGCCAGCGGCCTCGCCGTGACGCGCACCGTGGCGCAATTCACCGGTGGCGCGGCGCTGGACGGACTGATCGAGTTGCTCGATCGCCGGCGCGGCGTTGTGCTGTCGTCGGGCACCACGGTGCCGGGACGCTATGAGAGCTTCGATCTCGGCTTTGCCAATCCACCGCTGCGGCTGGAGGCCACCGGCGTCGATTTCCTGCTCCATGCGCTCAACGCCCGGGGCCGGGTGCTGATTGCGTTTCTTGCCGACACATTGAGCGAGCCCTGTGCCGCGATCACTGAGCGTAGCGCCACCCGGCTTGCCGGTCATATCGTGCGTGGCGATGCCCCGGTCGACGAAGACCAGCGCACCCGCCGCGCCAGCATCATGTCGCTGGTGCGCGCCATTATTGCCGCCATGAGCCATGCGGCCGATCCGCTGCATGGCCTGTTCGGCGCCTTCGCCTACGACCTGGTGTTCCAGATGGAAGACCTGGTGCAGAAGCGCGCACGCGAGGCCGACCAGCGCGACATCGTGCTCTATATTCCCGACCAGCTCCTGGCCTACGACCGCGCCACCGGGCGTGGCGTCACCCTGTCCTACGAGTTCACCTGGAAGGACAAATCGACCGACGGGCTCGACCGTGACACGCCGGAGAGCGTGTATGCGAAGACGCCGCGGCAGGGCTTTGCCGATCATGCGCCGGGCGTCTATCAGGCCACCGTGCAGAAGGCGCGCGAGGCGTTCGCGCGAGGCGACCTGTTCGAGGCAGTGCCGGGACAATTGTTCGGCGAACCCTGCGAACGCTCGCCGGCCGAAGTGTTCCAGCGTCTGTGCAAGATCAATCCGTCGCCCTATGGCGCACTGATGAATCTCGGCGACGGCGAATTCCTGGTGGCGGCGTCGCCGGAGATGTTCGTGCGCTCCGATGGCCGCCGTGTCGAAACCTGTCCGATTTCCGGCACCATTGCGCGCGGAGTCGATGCCATCGGCGATGCCGAGCAGATCCGCCAGCTGCTGAACTCGGAGAAGGACGAGTTCGAGCTCAACATGTGCACCGACGTCGATCGTAACGACAAGGCGCGCGTCTGCGTGCCCGGCACCATCAAGGTGCTGGCGCGGCGGCAGATCGAGACCTATTCGAAACTGTTTCACACCGTCGATCATGTCGAAGGCATCCTGCGGCCCGGCTTCGATTCACTGGACGCGTTCCTGACCCATGCCTGGGCGGTGACGGTGACTGGTGCGCCGAAACTGTGGGCGATGCAGTTCGTCGAGGACAATGAGCGCTCGTCGCGCCGCTGGTATGCGGGCGCGATCGGCGGCGTCTCGTTCGACGGCGGCATCAACACCGGCATCACCATCCGCACCATCCGCATGAAGGATGGCCTCGCCGAAGTGCGGGTCGGTGCCACGCTGCTGTTCGACAGCGATCCTGTGGCCGAGGAGAAGGAATGCCAGACCAAGGCGGCGGCGCTGTTCCAGGCGCTGCGCGGCGATCCGCCGAAGCCATTGTCGGCGCTGTCGCCGGACGCATCCGGCTCCGGCAAGAAGGTGCTGCTGATCGATCACGAGGATTCCTTCGTGCACATGCTGGCGGATTATTTCCGCCAGGTCGGGGCCGAGGTCCGCGTCGTCAGGCACAATCATGCGCTGGAGACGATCGAGAAGCAGGCCTATGACCTCTTGGTGCTGTCGCCGGGGCCGGGACGTCCCGAGGACTTCGGCATCGCCAGGACGCTTGCCGCGGCAATTGAGAAAAAGATGCCGGTGTTCGGCGTCTGCCTCGGTGTGCAGGCGATCGGCGAATATTTCGGCGGCCAGCTTGGCCAGCTCGCCCAGCCTGCCCATGGCCGGCCCTCGCGCATCCAGGTGCGCGGCGGCACCCTGATGAAGAACCTGCCGAACGAGATCGTGATCGGCCGCTATCATTCGCTGTATGTGGAGCGCGACGGCATGCCCGACGTGCTCGAGGTGACTGCAACCACCGAGGACGGCGTAGCGATGGCGATCGAGCACAAGACGCTGCCGATCGGTGGCGTCCAGTTCCACCCGGAATCGCTGATGTCGCTGGGCGGCGAGGTCGGACTTCGTATTGTTGAAAATGCATTCCGGCTTGGCACTGCGCGAGAGCCGCATTGA
- a CDS encoding dienelactone hydrolase family protein: MGTSITFKRPDGKEAKGYLANASRGNAPGVVVIQEWWGLSENIKGLTDRFALAGFDALAPDLYNGVLVPYHDMEAANKEMGSLNFMDATEQTVRGAVQYLKRNGAKVGLTGFCLGGAVTIIGSARIPELSAAVCFYGIPPEQAAKPADVKVPLQGHFANKDDWCTPQVVDAFEQGLNAAGKKAEFFRYDAEHAFVNEQRVAVHDREAAELAWGRAADFFKTHLG; the protein is encoded by the coding sequence ATGGGAACATCCATCACATTCAAGCGCCCCGACGGCAAAGAAGCGAAGGGCTATCTCGCCAATGCGTCGCGCGGCAATGCGCCCGGCGTGGTTGTCATCCAGGAATGGTGGGGCCTGTCCGAGAACATCAAGGGACTGACGGACCGTTTCGCGCTGGCCGGCTTCGATGCGCTGGCGCCCGATCTCTACAATGGCGTGCTGGTGCCCTATCACGACATGGAAGCAGCCAACAAGGAAATGGGCTCGCTGAACTTCATGGACGCCACCGAGCAGACCGTGCGCGGCGCCGTGCAGTATCTCAAGCGCAACGGCGCCAAGGTCGGGCTGACCGGCTTCTGCCTTGGCGGTGCGGTGACCATCATCGGTTCGGCGCGCATCCCCGAGCTCAGTGCAGCGGTCTGTTTCTACGGCATTCCGCCGGAGCAGGCGGCGAAGCCCGCCGACGTGAAGGTGCCGCTGCAGGGCCACTTCGCCAACAAGGACGACTGGTGCACCCCGCAGGTGGTCGATGCCTTCGAGCAGGGCCTCAACGCCGCCGGCAAAAAGGCGGAGTTCTTCCGCTATGATGCCGAGCACGCGTTCGTCAACGAACAGCGCGTGGCGGTGCATGATCGCGAGGCGGCCGAGCTTGCGTGGGGCCGTGCGGCGGATTTCTTCAAGACCCATCTGGGTTAG
- a CDS encoding GNAT family N-acetyltransferase: protein MDFSISDLRERPDFFDTVADRIWTAWWKRHGVSRDTIVARLRENLEPQPIPLALVAHEDDVFVGTVSLIASDIDERPNYTPWVAAAWVEPDHRGRRVGAALVGAAAAKGFELGWERLYLCAAEVRRSYYERLGWSPIEEGVGDLRLTVFSKAKDADPQ from the coding sequence GTGGATTTCTCGATCTCCGACCTGCGCGAGCGGCCGGACTTCTTCGACACCGTCGCCGATCGGATCTGGACTGCGTGGTGGAAGCGGCATGGCGTGTCGCGCGACACTATCGTCGCGCGGCTGCGCGAAAATCTCGAACCGCAGCCGATTCCGCTGGCGCTGGTCGCCCATGAGGACGATGTCTTCGTCGGGACGGTGTCGTTGATCGCGTCCGACATTGACGAGCGCCCGAACTACACGCCCTGGGTTGCGGCGGCGTGGGTCGAGCCGGATCATCGCGGCCGCCGGGTGGGGGCGGCTCTGGTCGGTGCAGCTGCCGCCAAGGGGTTCGAGCTCGGCTGGGAGCGGCTCTATTTGTGTGCCGCCGAGGTCCGCCGGTCCTACTATGAGCGATTGGGCTGGAGTCCGATCGAAGAAGGTGTCGGGGACCTGCGCCTGACGGTGTTCAGCAAGGCGAAAGACGCTGACCCACAATGA
- a CDS encoding M48 family metallopeptidase: MAAYGLYTHIASNKARSLLLLGGLFLLIYVMVFAGALIAEVMSNSRGTVDYYLAAAGHDMIKAIPLATIGSALWIVIAYFFHQKIIDAVTGGHDVTRQEQPRLYNLLENLCISRGIPMPKLKIVESDALNAFATGLNPRQYAITVTSGLLRSLNDQEVEAVLGHELTHIRNGDVQLMVVAVIIAGVVGFFSELFFRIFFNSGFRFGGGSSRSSSSSDGDRKGGGGGAIVVIILAVALIAVAWGLSLVVRFALSRSREFLADAGSVELTKNPDAMISALRKIENRGELPGATSAVMEMCLDNPREGFADLFATHPSVNARVQALVRYAGGHDPGPLALPDPETGDDPARERPLPPPAPSPSAPPAGSPSGPWSPSGQPANTPAAPWNKPAGPWG, encoded by the coding sequence ATGGCCGCATACGGTCTCTACACGCACATCGCATCGAACAAGGCCCGTTCGCTGCTGCTGCTCGGCGGCCTGTTCCTGCTGATCTATGTGATGGTGTTCGCTGGCGCCTTGATCGCCGAGGTGATGAGCAATTCCCGCGGCACGGTGGACTATTACCTCGCCGCAGCCGGCCACGACATGATCAAGGCGATCCCGCTGGCCACCATCGGTTCCGCGCTGTGGATCGTGATCGCCTATTTTTTCCACCAGAAGATCATCGACGCCGTCACCGGCGGCCACGACGTCACCCGGCAGGAGCAGCCTCGGCTCTATAATCTTCTGGAGAACCTCTGCATCTCGCGCGGCATCCCGATGCCGAAGCTGAAGATCGTGGAGAGCGATGCGCTGAATGCATTCGCCACCGGCCTCAACCCACGGCAGTACGCCATCACCGTGACCTCCGGACTGCTGCGCTCCCTCAACGACCAGGAAGTCGAGGCCGTGCTCGGCCATGAGCTGACCCATATCCGCAACGGCGACGTGCAGCTGATGGTGGTGGCGGTGATCATCGCCGGCGTGGTCGGGTTTTTCTCCGAACTGTTCTTCCGGATCTTCTTCAATTCCGGCTTCCGGTTCGGCGGCGGGTCCTCCCGTTCGTCATCGTCATCCGATGGTGACCGCAAGGGCGGCGGCGGTGGCGCCATTGTGGTCATCATTCTGGCCGTCGCGCTGATCGCCGTGGCGTGGGGGCTGTCGCTGGTGGTGCGCTTTGCACTGTCGCGCTCACGCGAGTTCCTCGCCGACGCAGGCTCCGTGGAGCTGACCAAAAATCCCGATGCCATGATCTCGGCGCTGCGCAAGATCGAGAACCGCGGCGAGCTGCCGGGCGCGACCTCGGCGGTGATGGAAATGTGCCTCGATAATCCGCGCGAGGGCTTCGCCGACCTGTTCGCCACCCACCCCTCCGTCAACGCACGGGTCCAGGCACTGGTTCGTTATGCCGGCGGGCACGATCCCGGACCGCTGGCGCTGCCGGACCCGGAGACCGGCGACGATCCGGCCAGGGAGCGCCCGCTCCCGCCGCCCGCGCCATCCCCCTCTGCTCCTCCCGCAGGCTCCCCTTCAGGACCATGGAGCCCGTCCGGCCAGCCGGCAAACACCCCCGCTGCTCCCTGGAACAAGCCCGCCGGACCCTGGGGATAG